Part of the Engystomops pustulosus chromosome 4, aEngPut4.maternal, whole genome shotgun sequence genome is shown below.
ACTCCTTCTGAGTCCTGGTTAGCAGACACATGGCTTGCAATTATTGCTGCCTCAGCATCATCCATGATTGAGGCTAAATGCGCTTCATGTCCATAACTTACACAATCATACTAATAAAAAAAGAGGAGATTTCTTAAGTGTTGTGTTTATCCAGTAGAAGGTACAGACTAGTAATATTGAAGCTGATAGAATAAAACAGAACTTttcataaatataattaaaaattattcctttaaatttttcataatGAATTTTGCAAGTCTTGAGTAAGTTTAGGTGCCAGTGGTATGTGTCAGTGGTTGTATGGCCAAATGTCCACAATCCTGCGGAGAACTAGTTTAGATGTTGAACAGAAAGATTGGTGACACATATTGCTACACACCACTAACAGCTCAACCCTCCAGTATTCACCATTGCAAATCTCATTTATTCAAACTGGGAAacagaaaatgtattatttcttTGCTGTTTGATAATATGAACCTGAACTGTGATTTTCTTTAATATTACTTTTGATAAATTAGGCCATACTCTGCTTCAGAGCAACTGAACAATATAGGATGTGGCCTGTGCTCTCAGCTTCAATCCATAAAATCCTATCCGGATTCTGTATTAAATTTTTTGACAAATTAATTGCTCATGTGATGTTTAACCCTTATCCTTTCTCATGAATGCAGCACACCGCCAAGTGAATGTAGACCACAAATCATGCTTGAATTCTAAAGATATAGACCCAGTACAGCCATTAGTACCAAAGAAACCCAAATCAATGCCCCTATATACAGACTGGCCCAGTGCTCATCACAGAAAACATCCTGATGGCGGGATAAAGAGCTATGGTGTATGTCACACATTTGCATACATTGTGGCTTCACGCTCTGCACAAAAGTATATGAAAGTATATAAAAGTCATAACAAATAGAGTGCACATTAAGGGGTATAAAAATATAGCAGTTTGTGACTGAGTTTCATTATAAAAAATACCTCTGCGTCAGCCCATTTTGCTGGATTCTTGCTGACGGCATAGCAATGTGATTTGTAGAAGAACCAACCAGGGGGGCATGAAATGCGGACAGAAGCAgcttgaataaaaaataataatctattATTTATAGCATATAACAGCTTTTGCATAGAGTTTTTATTATGACAATTTCTATATTTATGTGGTTGTTCTCATATAGGTTAGAAAGTGGTTTACACTTTCGTTGTTGGCAAAACCTGGTTCCATTTCAGGCTTCATTTAGAATTCTATATTCTGGTTAGCATTATGCACCAATTTTGTAAGCTCCAGTGATGAGAAGTTACATATAAGAGGTGTAACTCTATCAATTCAAACTTGGCTTTAGCTCATTTAATTTCTAAATACTGCAAAATTGTGAAAGCGTTCAGTATAAAAGCAGCCTTACAAGTAACTCTTAGCAAACATTATAGATGAACTCTGTACACTTGtcaagaaaaaaaagaataactTACCATCTGTGATCCCCATGATAATGAGTAAAATTCCAAAGACAGCAAAGAGGCATCCAGAGAAGGCAGCCATTGTGTATTTATAGCAGACTAGGTCTTGAGATTGTAGTTGCTATTGTGTTGGAGTTTTCTATACAGTGCTATTGGTATGTTGTGTTTGATTTCTAGCCCTCTTTATAGTATAGATTTGCAAGGGTGGTCATTTACCCTGGGAGTTGTCTTTTGGTGGTGGTGAGTCAGATATTGGAAAACTCCAATATATTTCATGGATTAGAGTACACATGGTGCTCTCCCTAGAGCCACACCTTGATAAGAAAAAGGACATCTGTTTAACAATGCTAATACTAGCGATACAAAATAAGCCCATTTGCCTTAAAACAAATAGAATTGTGAAACGTAAAAGTGtcaaaaatattgtattttttttaaacgtGTGCTGTCACGCACATACACAAACCTCCCATTTACTTGCTCATAAACCCTGATATTACACAATAATTTCCATGAAAAATTGTAAGACACTGTTTCATGAACTCATCATACTTATCTAGTCTGAATAGCTGCAGTAAAGGTATTAGTCATTAAAATGACCGATCAGTAAATacgtatatatattaaaaaacatctAAAGGCCCTAGATCCACACAGAATATTGTCATGGAACACAATATGACAGGTGCTGTATAGTCAAGATTAGGTACTTTGCTAGGTACTAAACAATTGTATCACTTTGTGATCAATTACTGGGAATTGACTATATTCTTAAAGAGGTTGACCCATAAATGATATTTATTCCCTGTCCCTAATATACGAAATAAGGTCCCTGAGTGTTACATGTAAAAAGAATGGTGGTGATTGATGAACATTCATGACTACCATCCGATTAACTTCTAGGGGACTGCTAAAACTATCATAACCTGTGGTCCTAAAGAATCAAATTAAGCATTTTAACTTCTTGGCAACTCTGCACTAGAGGTCTGATCTTTCCCATTATCCCATAACATTGAATAATATGGACAAAGCTACACGATATGGGGAAGATTGAAAGTAAACTACAACCTGTAACATGAAAGTATGTTTAGATAGAGTTACAAAGAAAAGGAATTACATTCCAGACAATATATTATACGACTGTATAGGTCATagtttaaaactttatttagaTAATTGAAGCTAACATCGATGAATATTGCCTATGATAATAAAAAATGAGAAGTTGCTTCTTTGTTAAAAAGGCATGTAAGAGGTTTTAAGTGGTATATGTATCATCATTTCATGTCTTGCAAAGCTCTATACAGTGTCCAAGAATTGTACATTTTGGAATGTATTAATGCAGAAGCTCCACATAATTCGAAGGGAAAAGACCACGGCGCCCTCTGCAGAATCCGCTCCACCAGCCTTCATCAATCATCTCAATATCTGTGATAAGATCCTGAGGTTCAAATGAGATCTCATCATCACCACCTGTGGAAAACAAGCCAATGGATATTCATTATGCAATTTCATGTATGTCATGTTTGGGGTCATATATGTGGTCATGTATTATGGCTCTGTAAAAAACCTCCTGAGCTCTAGTTGGGTAATCCTACATTACTAAATGTaatactatatattattatttctctatacaggcggtcccctacttaaggacacccgacttacagacaacccatagttacagacagacccctctgacctctggtgaagatctctggatgctttactatagtcccagatatcaataatcatctgtaaggtgtctgtaatgaaactttattgataatccttggtcccattacagctaaacatgcttaaactccaattgtcactggggccaaatttttttttgtctggatctacaattataaaatatacagtttcgacttacatacaaattcaacttaagaacaaacctccggaccctatcttgtacgtaacccggggactgcctgtatctgcttTTGTTGAGGACATGTGAGGGATTTTCCACTAAAATATTCTTATATATCCTTAGGAAAGCTCATCAATATCAGAATGTGGTTAGTTACCAAGCATAAAAAGAAAGGCATTTAAGGAGGCCTACTTGACAGTATATGGGTACCTCTTGGGGGAAGTATCatgctgacacattccctttcAGGTGAAACTATTAATGAATAACCTCTGTTGTAAATTCCATTTGTTAAACTACTTTTTTACGTTGATCCTTAAAATTTAATTTGTAGATCTGTGTATTGGACATGTATGGCATTTAACTGGATGCAATGTTATGTAATTAGAGCAGCATCTAAAATGTAAAAGATCATAATGTATAGTAATGCTAGTTGTGCAATTTATATTTACCTAGTTTCAGCTTATTAAATGATCCTCTGTGACCTTGTTTGCATGGCAGAAATATAATCCTGTGATCTCACTAAACCTTCTGACCATCTGGCTGATATGCTGCTGCTTGTTTAAACAGATATATTTGTAAAAGTCACCAGTGACATAAAACCTGGCAAACAAGGTCAATGAGATACTACGAAAAATGAATGTCATTCAGAGTAATTGATGCTTTTATTTCTTTGCATTCTGTTATGCTGAGAATCAGGTGCCTGTAAAATAGTAAGTCTTTTCACACTACTTAGTATAAAAAGGTACAAAGGACTGTGGAACAGGAAATATGTTTTATAAAGAGATGAAAAATGCATCCTACATCACACAGGTGGAGCTGAGAGTCTATTACCATAATTGTGCCAATTATGTTGATGGAATTCATGTTACAATGTTTTTCTAATGACAATTAACACAGCTTGTGACATTAAGGGTTTTATAGTGTAAACCAGAAGTCACTTTGTTAGAGGAATGACCTGAATTCTAGCTTTAATCTTTGTCTTTACAAAAGTTAATATGGACTTGTGTACACCATGTGTAACAGATCCATATAAGAACCAATCAATAGTGATATAATGCGTATGGAAGACCTCACGTCTTCCTTGCATGGCACTTATGCGAAATTCGGCAAAACCTGGCAACCATGGATCCTCTTCCAACAATCTGCTGAGTACAGACAATTTATGTAAGGACCTGAAGTGGTTTCCTCCCCAGTTTGCTTCAATTGTCCCTGTGCCACCCGTCCTGGACTCCCCCACCCTCTTGTCTACCCTCTTGCCTTATCCCTTTCCCTCACTCCCCTCATCTTGTTACTTCCTTTTGCTCTCTACTTTGTTTCTTTAGGGAGCCCCATTTGGGCACTTTATTTAGCCTAAGGACTCCTTAATAGTTCTCCTTCTTAATTCCATAAAAATGGTGAGAGCGCGAAGGGGGCCGGAGCGTATACATGAAGAAGTATACCAAAGGTTACTCAACTGTAAATTTTGTCATTAATTATGGTTTATACTTGTCTGCAATGTTACAAGGACTGCATTCCTGTTCCTTATTTGTACTCTTACtaccaataaaaacaaattaaaaaaaaaaagaaccaatcaataaaaaatattagTAATATGTCTTACCAATGTGTCAATAAAAAACTTACCTCCTTCATAATCATAAATGGCTGTAGCAGTGATCCCTGAGGCTCCTGTTTGTCCACCGTGTTCTGAAAATGATATATATTAAGATGTTACATCAATCTACAAGTcattggctcacatttattaaagtgtttgcaccagttttcagtctgactttgcactgaaaagaatgcaaATACTGCTTGACCAtatgtttataaagtgtctgcaccagtttcatgtcatggctgcactatgtccgacaagacagagaaAAAGGGTGTGTTAGTGATTAGTTGGACTGTGCGCCATTTCTTTctaacatgcgccacaattctgcagcatgtacAAAGTGGACCAGAAAacaaaatggtgcattctgctgaAGCAGtg
Proteins encoded:
- the LOC140127226 gene encoding regenerating islet-derived protein 4-like, yielding MAAFSGCLFAVFGILLIIMGITDAASVRISCPPGWFFYKSHCYAVSKNPAKWADAEYDCVSYGHEAHLASIMDDAEAAIIASHVSANQDSEGVWIGLHDPDKNGRWKWTDGSTYNYRAWKNGAPDNTKGKEYCVVLASASKYKKWNDVGCCGLKNYVCKAKP